A stretch of Spirosoma oryzicola DNA encodes these proteins:
- a CDS encoding glutaminyl-peptide cyclotransferase, whose product MKCVVALVLIGLLSTACQQKTKTETSEPPIAVLAQPAYRLGDTLSIQLSTALSQVSVQWDNLQAIPDQPIDNSLNLSSKGKTIGLHQLIVNGTTAAKEPVHDTLTVELWSNIKPQRLTYSVLQTYPHQASSFTQGLAFYKGVLYEGTGLNGQSKLMKIDVKTGSILQSVLLPEEYFGEGITVVNDRIYQLTWTSGRCFRYTMDMTLEKTFTYHTQGWGITHRDTTLIVSDGSNRLSLYSLDFQKTGELVVYDDKGPVMNLNELEYVNGYILANVWKTNRIVLIDPVSGKVIGELNIDPTLPKGIDTKENVLNGIAHRGTENALFITGKNWPSLFRIQVNGLLQTKPPVALARR is encoded by the coding sequence ATGAAGTGTGTTGTTGCTCTGGTACTAATTGGTTTACTGAGTACGGCTTGTCAGCAAAAGACAAAAACAGAAACCAGCGAACCACCCATTGCTGTGCTGGCCCAGCCCGCTTACCGGCTCGGTGACACCCTTTCCATCCAGTTGAGTACAGCACTTAGTCAGGTAAGCGTCCAGTGGGATAACCTCCAGGCCATACCGGACCAGCCCATCGACAATAGTCTGAATCTTAGCTCAAAAGGCAAGACAATTGGTCTGCATCAACTCATTGTCAACGGAACAACCGCAGCTAAAGAACCCGTTCATGATACGTTAACCGTTGAACTGTGGTCCAATATCAAGCCACAGCGGCTAACGTATTCCGTCCTACAAACCTACCCGCATCAGGCCAGCAGCTTTACCCAGGGGCTTGCGTTTTATAAGGGAGTTCTGTACGAAGGAACGGGTCTGAATGGTCAGTCCAAACTGATGAAAATAGACGTAAAGACGGGGTCAATACTTCAATCCGTTCTGTTACCCGAAGAGTATTTTGGCGAAGGCATCACCGTCGTTAATGACCGCATCTACCAGCTGACCTGGACTTCGGGGCGCTGTTTTCGCTACACAATGGACATGACCTTGGAAAAAACCTTCACCTACCACACGCAGGGCTGGGGAATCACACACCGGGACACAACGCTTATTGTCAGTGATGGCTCCAATCGATTGAGTTTGTATTCTCTTGACTTTCAAAAGACCGGAGAACTCGTCGTATACGATGACAAAGGGCCGGTCATGAATCTTAACGAGTTGGAATATGTCAACGGCTACATCTTGGCTAATGTCTGGAAAACAAACCGCATCGTACTAATTGATCCGGTATCTGGAAAGGTTATCGGTGAATTAAACATAGACCCTACACTTCCCAAAGGAATCGATACAAAAGAGAATGTGCTAAACGGGATCGCCCATCGGGGAACAGAAAACGCTTTGTTTATCACGGGCAAGAACTGGCCGTCGCTGTTCAGGATTCAGGTCAATGGCCTGCTTCAGACAAAGCCCCCCGTGGCCCTGGCTCGTCGCTGA
- a CDS encoding putative immunity protein: MILPKERDPRFITLRRGGSLTDSTHHSLAEWAATCAEHVLYLFEQANPDDKRPRQAIELTRAWINGEIPMKQAHQAAFAANAAAKGLPDSARFAALAAGQAVAVAHVAAHELGAAAYAIKAVRASVDEQEKEETGRRECQWQRDQLSDTIRELVLDDQSQRNHLCWSVFNC; this comes from the coding sequence ATGATCTTACCGAAAGAAAGAGACCCAAGGTTTATAACTCTAAGACGGGGTGGGTCGTTAACCGATTCAACGCATCATTCACTGGCCGAATGGGCTGCTACCTGTGCGGAACATGTTCTCTATCTGTTTGAGCAAGCGAATCCGGATGATAAGCGACCCAGACAAGCTATTGAGTTGACGCGGGCATGGATTAACGGGGAGATACCCATGAAACAAGCCCATCAAGCCGCTTTCGCGGCCAACGCTGCGGCAAAAGGACTGCCCGATTCGGCCCGGTTTGCGGCTCTGGCAGCCGGACAAGCCGTGGCGGTAGCGCACGTGGCGGCCCATGAGTTGGGTGCCGCTGCCTACGCCATCAAAGCGGTAAGAGCGTCGGTTGACGAGCAGGAGAAAGAAGAAACAGGACGCCGAGAATGTCAGTGGCAGCGGGATCAGCTTAGCGATACCATTCGTGAGCTTGTTCTGGATGACCAATCCCAGAGAAATCACCTGTGCTGGTCTGTCTTCAATTGCTAA
- a CDS encoding VOC family protein encodes MNDNQAPRIKPVPDQYTAVTPWIISPSSAGLIGFLTAAFDAQEVPNSRITNEDGIIIHAVVKIGDAMILLFDSREGWPPSPSYLNLYVEDIASTAQKAQELGAVLVTNSTELWFGEKVCRLLDPFGNLWWLNQRVEAVDFTDPRICQRASTDEAIAGIAYIQKSLNEAMLRQKEFFANSGE; translated from the coding sequence ATGAACGATAACCAAGCGCCAAGAATCAAACCGGTGCCTGACCAATACACCGCAGTAACGCCCTGGATTATTTCTCCTTCTTCGGCAGGCCTAATTGGTTTTTTGACGGCAGCCTTTGATGCCCAGGAAGTTCCGAATAGCCGAATAACAAACGAAGACGGTATTATCATCCACGCTGTAGTGAAGATAGGCGACGCGATGATTCTGCTTTTTGACTCAAGGGAAGGTTGGCCGCCAAGTCCCAGTTATCTAAACCTGTACGTTGAAGACATTGCGAGCACCGCTCAGAAAGCTCAGGAGTTAGGAGCTGTTTTGGTTACCAACAGTACCGAGTTGTGGTTTGGCGAAAAAGTTTGCCGGCTACTAGACCCCTTTGGCAACCTCTGGTGGCTAAACCAACGTGTTGAGGCCGTAGATTTTACGGACCCCAGGATTTGCCAACGAGCCTCGACCGACGAAGCGATAGCGGGGATTGCCTACATTCAAAAATCGTTGAACGAAGCGATGCTCCGGCAAAAAGAGTTTTTTGCAAACAGTGGTGAATAG
- a CDS encoding helix-turn-helix transcriptional regulator, whose amino-acid sequence MEIMLKLNGSDILLYRGELLKQNRYKEFFREEQVISQHNQVGTITATQITTGSFMMAHCQLQLTHTVQLSKEVEEDVVELSFALKGSSRFQTIGQATRHAFSTGQHNICYFPRSKSVYEFLASDHPLDYSVVIIPKETYFRLLPADSDLHRQFALQLDKQKTTCSFQTNLPITPAIASVLRDMRGCQRTGSLKRLYLESKVTELLMLQLEQMQTREEAIPFFNKADYRKIHEARELLDAHYVAPPTIIELAKLVGLNEFKLKRGFKEQVGTTILSYITQRRMEDAHRWLLEGEKTIGEISYNIGYKSPAHFTAVFKRYYGLLPSAVLAKLT is encoded by the coding sequence ATGGAAATAATGCTAAAACTTAATGGCTCGGACATACTCCTGTACAGGGGCGAGTTGTTAAAACAGAATCGTTACAAGGAATTCTTTCGGGAAGAGCAGGTTATATCGCAGCATAATCAGGTGGGGACCATCACCGCTACTCAGATCACAACGGGAAGCTTTATGATGGCTCATTGCCAGTTACAGCTTACGCATACGGTACAATTGAGCAAGGAAGTTGAGGAGGACGTTGTGGAATTATCGTTTGCGTTAAAGGGAAGTAGTCGGTTTCAAACGATTGGGCAGGCTACCCGCCACGCCTTTTCAACCGGGCAGCATAATATCTGCTATTTTCCCCGGTCTAAAAGCGTTTATGAATTTTTGGCTTCCGATCATCCCCTCGACTACAGCGTTGTCATCATTCCGAAAGAAACGTATTTCCGGCTGTTGCCCGCCGACAGTGATCTGCACCGACAGTTTGCCTTGCAGTTGGACAAACAAAAGACCACGTGCAGTTTTCAAACAAACTTGCCCATCACCCCTGCCATCGCTTCCGTGCTTCGGGATATGCGCGGCTGTCAGCGAACGGGTTCATTAAAGCGATTATATCTGGAATCTAAGGTAACCGAACTGTTGATGCTCCAGCTAGAGCAAATGCAGACGCGGGAGGAAGCTATTCCCTTTTTCAATAAAGCGGATTATCGTAAGATACACGAGGCTCGTGAGTTGCTGGATGCTCATTACGTTGCTCCACCAACAATTATTGAACTGGCTAAACTGGTCGGGCTGAACGAGTTTAAACTAAAACGAGGCTTTAAAGAACAAGTTGGTACGACGATCCTGAGCTATATCACCCAACGACGCATGGAAGATGCGCACCGCTGGTTGCTGGAAGGAGAAAAAACTATCGGCGAAATCTCCTACAACATAGGCTACAAAAGCCCGGCTCATTTTACCGCGGTCTTCAAGCGATATTATGGTCTACTGCCCAGTGCTGTCCTGGCTAAGCTGACGTGA
- a CDS encoding TonB-dependent receptor, whose translation MHFAKQLSTGFLCVLSVLTQAQSIGSLHGRVTSEQGEALPGVTIMVAGTTKGVNTDNAGYYQLKSIAPGSYTLTVSFVGYQTQQKAITVKEGENRSHTFRLVSATHELETVSVIGRSEAKEVNRQAFNVTAIDASKLHNSTLDLSHALDRVSGVRVREAGGVGSNINFSLNGFTGRQVKFFIDGVPMDNFGSSFQINNIPINLAERVEVYKGVVPIWLGSDALGGAVNIVTGNRQRTFLDASYSYGSFNTHRTAINAGYTAKSGFTFQLNAFQNYSDNNYWVTVDVADINTGEYYRNQRVRRFHDTYHNETLVANVGVVGKKYADKLLIGITLGQNHADIQTGARMVSVFGNWYRRGNIVMPSIRYQKDNLFVKGLNVRLTGNINLGQEQNVDSVYRRYNWFQQFKQYDGLGSERERSLYKFRNNNGLVTANVSYQLSEKHSISVNNVFNTFNRRGSDALYPNSERYEQPRVNTKNILGIGYRYDYNDRWNTSLFVKQFSQHNKYGVTYNPSGNFGDVAYLTQKNSFSQLGYGVASSYFIRKNFQLKASYEKSYRLPETDELYGDLINLEGNINLKPETSNNYNVGFSYLTNLSRLHRFTFAGNVLYRDAQGFIRPRLNNNQTKQVMDNLADVTNLGFDGEVRYSFKQLLTAGVNMTYQNLRNNTRFEDGYTGESPLFRDRIPNMPFMFGNADASLFLRNVGAPGNTLTFGYNLLYVHAYYLYWPSLGQDKLDIPQQLAHDANIVYALANGKYNIALECKNLLDSKLYDNFSLQKPSRGFYVKLRYFVSK comes from the coding sequence ATGCATTTTGCCAAACAGCTTAGTACAGGATTTCTATGCGTCCTGTCAGTTCTTACACAGGCCCAATCGATAGGGAGCCTGCACGGGCGGGTCACTTCGGAGCAGGGAGAAGCGCTACCAGGCGTAACCATTATGGTCGCCGGAACAACCAAAGGTGTTAACACTGACAACGCCGGTTATTACCAACTAAAATCAATCGCTCCCGGCAGTTACACGCTGACTGTATCATTTGTCGGGTACCAAACGCAGCAGAAAGCCATTACCGTAAAAGAAGGCGAAAACCGATCGCATACCTTCAGGCTGGTTTCGGCCACGCATGAACTCGAAACGGTATCGGTGATCGGGCGCAGCGAAGCGAAAGAAGTAAACCGCCAAGCGTTCAACGTAACGGCTATTGACGCCAGCAAACTGCACAACTCTACGCTGGATTTATCGCATGCGCTCGACCGGGTATCGGGCGTACGGGTCCGCGAAGCGGGTGGCGTCGGTTCGAACATCAATTTTTCGCTAAACGGTTTTACGGGACGGCAAGTCAAATTCTTTATCGACGGGGTGCCCATGGACAACTTTGGTTCGTCGTTTCAGATTAACAACATTCCAATCAATCTGGCCGAACGCGTTGAAGTTTACAAAGGTGTTGTGCCCATCTGGTTAGGGTCTGATGCACTAGGCGGAGCGGTCAACATTGTCACCGGTAATCGGCAGCGTACGTTTCTGGATGCGTCTTATTCATACGGCTCGTTCAACACCCACCGCACGGCCATCAACGCCGGTTACACGGCAAAATCTGGATTTACGTTTCAACTCAATGCGTTTCAAAATTATTCGGACAACAACTACTGGGTAACGGTCGACGTGGCCGACATCAATACGGGGGAGTACTACCGCAATCAGCGTGTCCGGCGTTTCCATGACACCTATCACAATGAAACGCTGGTCGCCAATGTGGGTGTAGTCGGTAAAAAATACGCTGACAAGCTGCTGATTGGTATCACGCTAGGCCAAAATCACGCTGATATTCAGACAGGTGCGCGTATGGTTAGCGTATTCGGTAACTGGTACCGGCGGGGTAACATTGTGATGCCCAGCATCCGGTACCAGAAAGATAATCTGTTCGTAAAAGGGTTAAATGTTCGGCTTACCGGCAACATCAACCTGGGTCAGGAGCAAAACGTCGATTCGGTTTACCGGCGTTACAACTGGTTTCAGCAGTTTAAGCAGTACGACGGGCTAGGCAGCGAGCGCGAACGGTCGCTCTATAAGTTCCGCAACAACAACGGACTGGTAACGGCCAATGTTAGCTATCAGCTATCCGAGAAGCATTCGATAAGCGTCAACAATGTGTTTAATACGTTTAATCGGCGGGGTTCGGATGCGTTATATCCCAACAGTGAACGGTACGAACAGCCGCGGGTTAACACCAAAAATATTCTGGGAATTGGCTATCGGTACGATTACAACGACCGCTGGAACACGTCGCTATTTGTCAAGCAATTTTCCCAGCACAACAAATACGGCGTAACCTATAATCCAAGTGGTAACTTCGGTGACGTAGCGTATCTAACGCAGAAAAATTCGTTCAGTCAACTAGGCTACGGGGTTGCGTCCTCGTACTTCATCAGGAAGAATTTCCAGCTAAAAGCCTCCTACGAAAAAAGCTACCGGCTGCCCGAAACGGACGAATTGTACGGCGATTTGATCAACCTGGAAGGCAACATTAACCTAAAGCCCGAAACAAGCAACAATTACAACGTTGGATTCAGCTACCTGACCAATCTCAGTCGCCTTCACCGGTTTACGTTTGCCGGGAATGTATTGTACCGCGACGCGCAGGGCTTTATCCGGCCCCGGCTGAACAACAACCAGACCAAGCAGGTCATGGACAATCTGGCCGACGTGACAAATCTGGGTTTCGACGGAGAAGTCCGCTATTCATTCAAGCAGCTGCTGACGGCGGGCGTCAACATGACGTATCAGAATCTCCGAAACAACACCCGATTCGAAGATGGCTACACCGGAGAAAGTCCGCTGTTCCGCGATCGGATTCCAAACATGCCCTTTATGTTCGGTAACGCCGATGCTTCGCTTTTCCTGCGCAATGTAGGAGCCCCCGGCAACACGCTCACCTTTGGCTATAACCTCCTTTATGTGCACGCATACTACCTCTACTGGCCAAGTCTGGGTCAGGACAAGCTGGACATTCCACAGCAACTGGCTCATGACGCCAACATTGTGTACGCGCTGGCTAACGGCAAATACAACATTGCGCTAGAGTGCAAAAACCTATTGGACAGCAAGTTGTACGACAACTTCAGCCTCCAAAAACCGAGTCGTGGCTTCTACGTCAAGCTCCGATACTTTGTCAGTAAATAA
- a CDS encoding DUF4374 domain-containing protein translates to MFHSNKTLFMALALGLSLTACQKETTQVDPGAGTGTGTTPVPNDGTKVKYIISATPVGSQGVADYLLTADTLTKGTVSTRGTGIEQDGTYRYYVTHKNRFFSLLYGQGNPGAVTTYTVNSAGKLEKVSDFQAETVQVFAPMKDDIVTVKVPRTGNESASFYRIDAASSKVAGEAQVNIVKLAGNGERAHFTWATQVGDKLYAPYMSIKGVAPDAFGTNNPDSAWVAVLSYPSLAVEKVIRDNRTSFIGRYFTNGLTVDEQGDVYAFSSGVATNSGKLTSTKPSAVTRIKAGTTEFDKSYLFNVEQASGGYNLNTHLYVGKGNYILTMSSAAEKGAYVTGKKLAIVNVYNQTFKWVEGMPAVAEITQITTGQNSYSPKDGKTGLMGLTLTDGTSYIYQIDASTAQATRGIKVDGGTITAVNWLTYK, encoded by the coding sequence ATGTTTCATTCCAACAAAACCTTGTTCATGGCGCTGGCGTTGGGCCTGTCGCTGACTGCCTGTCAAAAAGAAACAACCCAGGTTGATCCGGGCGCGGGTACCGGAACCGGTACCACCCCCGTACCAAACGACGGGACAAAAGTAAAATACATTATCTCGGCAACACCGGTCGGCTCGCAGGGCGTCGCGGATTATCTGTTAACCGCTGATACGCTCACGAAAGGAACCGTTTCGACACGGGGTACGGGCATCGAACAGGATGGTACCTACCGCTATTACGTAACGCATAAAAACCGCTTTTTTAGCCTGCTTTACGGCCAAGGCAATCCGGGCGCGGTAACAACGTACACCGTGAACTCGGCGGGTAAGCTGGAAAAAGTGTCGGATTTTCAGGCCGAAACTGTACAGGTTTTTGCGCCCATGAAGGATGACATCGTAACGGTTAAAGTACCCCGGACCGGCAATGAGAGTGCTTCGTTTTACCGGATTGATGCCGCCAGCTCGAAAGTGGCTGGGGAAGCTCAGGTCAATATCGTCAAACTGGCGGGCAATGGCGAACGGGCTCACTTCACCTGGGCGACGCAGGTTGGCGACAAACTTTATGCACCGTACATGAGTATCAAAGGAGTAGCCCCAGATGCATTTGGTACAAACAACCCCGACAGTGCCTGGGTAGCCGTGCTGTCGTACCCTTCATTAGCAGTCGAAAAAGTAATCCGGGATAACCGCACCAGCTTTATCGGTCGTTATTTTACGAACGGGCTAACGGTTGACGAACAGGGTGATGTTTATGCGTTCTCATCCGGCGTCGCGACGAACAGCGGCAAACTAACGTCAACGAAACCCTCGGCGGTTACCCGGATCAAAGCGGGTACGACGGAGTTTGACAAGAGCTATTTATTCAATGTAGAGCAGGCTTCGGGTGGCTATAACCTCAACACGCACTTGTACGTGGGCAAGGGAAATTACATCCTCACGATGAGTAGCGCGGCAGAGAAAGGCGCTTACGTAACCGGCAAAAAATTAGCGATCGTCAACGTGTACAATCAGACGTTCAAGTGGGTCGAAGGTATGCCAGCGGTGGCCGAAATTACTCAGATTACGACCGGACAAAACAGCTATTCACCCAAAGATGGCAAAACTGGTCTTATGGGCTTGACACTCACCGACGGAACCAGCTACATCTATCAAATTGACGCCAGCACAGCCCAAGCCACGCGTGGTATTAAAGTTGACGGTGGTACGATCACGGCGGTCAACTGGTTAACTTACAAATAA